A part of Solibacillus sp. FSL H8-0538 genomic DNA contains:
- a CDS encoding DUF948 domain-containing protein, protein MEVVLYIAALIAAIGFLVLCVSIGMTLFSLKNTLNNIAGTVAGIEGQMEGITRETTSLLTKTNSLADDISQKSEKLNSVVYAVKGIGDSVNGLNDSVQNITTSITKELSKNEEKIAQVVQWSNVAMGIADQWRHRKPLNPEDMEIYETGPKSSKFNFLKRK, encoded by the coding sequence ATGGAAGTAGTACTTTATATCGCGGCACTCATCGCGGCAATCGGATTTTTAGTATTATGTGTAAGTATCGGTATGACACTATTCTCGCTTAAAAACACATTAAATAATATTGCGGGAACAGTAGCCGGTATTGAAGGGCAAATGGAAGGGATTACGCGTGAAACAACATCGCTTTTAACAAAAACGAATTCACTAGCGGATGATATCTCTCAAAAATCAGAGAAACTTAATTCGGTTGTTTATGCTGTCAAAGGCATTGGAGATTCTGTAAATGGTTTAAACGACTCTGTCCAAAATATTACTACATCCATTACAAAAGAGCTTAGCAAAAATGAAGAAAAAATTGCACAAGTTGTTCAGTGGAGCAACGTAGCAATGGGCATCGCGGATCAATGGCGCCATCGCAAGCCGCTAAACCCTGAAGATATGGAAATTTATGAGACGGGGCCAAAGTCGTCTAAATTTAATTTCTTAAAACGAAAATAA
- the murC gene encoding UDP-N-acetylmuramate--L-alanine ligase: protein MTFYHFTGIKGSGMSSLAQILFDSGEEVQGSDVGTYYFTEQPLRDRNITILNFDENNIQPGMTVIAGNAFSDEHPELVRARELGVEIIRYHKFLGDYINRYTSIAITGAHGKTSTTGLMSHVVGGYMPTSFLIGDGTGAGKSDASYFVMEACEYRRHFLAYHPDYAIMTNIDFDHPDYFANIDDVYDAFQSLALQVKKAIIACGDDEQLQRIQANVPVVYYGFGSENDFAARNIVKTTEGTEFEVYVRNEFYSKFFIPLFGDHTVLNSLAVISLCHYEGIPANLIQERLMTYGGVKRRFTETKIGNNVLIDDYAHHPTEIAATLQSARQKYPTREIVAIFQPHTFTRTQAFLQQFADSLGEADATYLCDIFGSAREQIGSLSINDLSALIKGSEVIQPETIAKLQKHTDAVFLFMGAGDVHKFQDAFERVLNEETA from the coding sequence ATGACATTTTATCATTTTACAGGCATTAAAGGCTCTGGTATGAGCTCACTTGCACAAATTCTTTTTGATTCTGGCGAAGAAGTGCAAGGCTCAGATGTAGGTACTTATTACTTTACGGAACAGCCTTTACGAGATAGAAATATTACGATCTTAAATTTTGATGAAAACAATATACAGCCGGGAATGACGGTTATTGCCGGCAATGCTTTTTCAGATGAGCACCCAGAGTTAGTACGTGCACGTGAACTTGGTGTAGAAATAATTCGTTACCATAAATTCCTAGGTGACTATATTAACCGCTACACGTCAATTGCAATTACTGGCGCACACGGTAAAACTTCGACAACAGGCTTAATGAGTCATGTAGTTGGGGGTTATATGCCAACTTCTTTCTTAATTGGTGATGGTACAGGTGCGGGTAAGTCAGACGCTTCTTATTTTGTCATGGAGGCATGTGAATATCGTCGCCATTTCTTAGCGTATCACCCGGATTATGCGATTATGACAAATATCGATTTTGATCATCCAGACTATTTTGCGAATATTGATGATGTTTATGATGCATTCCAGTCGCTTGCACTACAAGTTAAAAAAGCAATTATTGCATGTGGTGATGATGAGCAATTACAACGTATTCAAGCAAATGTACCGGTAGTCTATTACGGCTTCGGTTCAGAAAATGATTTTGCTGCGCGCAATATCGTGAAGACAACAGAAGGTACAGAGTTTGAAGTGTATGTACGTAATGAATTTTATAGTAAATTCTTCATTCCACTATTTGGTGATCATACAGTATTAAATTCACTGGCGGTTATTTCACTTTGTCATTATGAAGGCATTCCAGCGAACTTAATTCAGGAACGCTTAATGACTTATGGCGGTGTAAAAAGACGTTTTACAGAAACGAAAATTGGGAACAATGTATTAATAGATGATTACGCGCATCATCCGACAGAAATCGCTGCGACCCTTCAATCAGCACGTCAAAAGTACCCAACACGAGAAATTGTTGCAATTTTCCAACCACATACGTTTACACGTACGCAAGCATTCCTTCAACAATTTGCAGACAGCTTGGGTGAGGCGGATGCTACGTACTTATGTGATATTTTCGGTTCTGCACGTGAACAAATTGGCTCACTTTCCATTAATGACCTTAGCGCATTAATTAAAGGTAGCGAAGTTATTCAACCAGAAACGATTGCGAAATTGCAAAAACATACGGATGCTGTGTTCTTATTTATGGGAGCCGGTGACGTTCATAAATTCCAAGATGCTTTTGAACGCGTATTGAATGAGGAAACAGCTTAA